From a single Brassica rapa cultivar Chiifu-401-42 chromosome A01, CAAS_Brap_v3.01, whole genome shotgun sequence genomic region:
- the LOC103849729 gene encoding cancer-related regulator of actin dynamics homolog: MKKIVVFQFTVFDESIKERAKEIASEFPGVTKVVEVEGEGQLEVRGEFSTFELTKELMKIDESVETIKIVPDGVTEPEVKIQQQDEGKPPTNIQNTSKWPSDVASSSNGRGVQAYEFLGQAIDVAKLAKDMGVGAAKQAKDMGVGAAGKAIGLGMNYYRNKKEKDVKAQLEPKLGAEQRNIWGHLPEAQKRGLFEVEKQKKIRDEEERRKKQAEEIKQRKIREEKMRKQAEDMKQKKIREEEMRKQAEQMKQKKIREEKMRKQAEEMKQKKIREEEMRKQAEEMKQKKIREEKMKKQAEEMKQKKEEQRRKQAEEMEQRKIRLDKEKRKMMEKDLAIKKEEEKLKIWQEKMKNSGGTTWTGTTGSLWGNLSTQTSAWMGLQTGETSASAQTQLPGRASASTQNQRLTQRRKEESRGVDKKGKNHQ, encoded by the exons ATGAAG AAGATAGTTGTATTCCAGTTCACTGTTTTTGATGAAAGCATCAAAGAGAGAGCTAAGGAAATTGCCAGCGAGTTTCCAG GAGTTACTAAGGTGGTAGAGGTTGAAGGAGAAGGTCAGCTAGAGGTGAGGGGAGAATTTAGTACGTTTGAATTGACAAAGGAACTAATGAAGATAGATGAATCTGTTGAGACCATCAAGATTGTACCAGATGGAGTAACGGAGCCAGAAGTCAAGATCCAGCAGCAAGATGAAGGCAAACCACCTACTAACATACAAAACACGTCTAAGTGGCCCAGTGATGTTGCCAGTAGCTCAAATGGGAGAGGAGTGCAAGCATATGAATTTTTGGGGCAGGCAATAGATGTTGCTAAGCTGGCCAAAGATATGGGTGTTGGTGCTGCTAAGCAGGCCAAAGATATGGGTGTTGGTGCTGCTGGTAAGGCAATAGGTTTAGGTATGAATTATTAtcgaaataaaaaagaaaaagacgtTAAGGCACAGCTAGAACCTAAGCTGGGAGCAGAACAAAGAAACATTTGGGGACACCTTCCTGAAGCGCAGAAACGAGGTCTCTTTGAAGTGGAGAAACAAAAGAAGATCAGGGATGAGGAAGAGAGGAGGAAGAAACAAGCTGAAGAGATAAAACAAAGGAAGATCAGGGAGGAGAAGATGAGAAAACAAGCTGAAGAtatgaaacaaaagaagatCAGGGAAGAGGAGATGAGGAAACAAGCTGAACAGATGAAACAAAAGAAGATCAGGGAAGAGAAGATGAGGAAACAAGCTGAAGAGATGAAGCAAAAGAAGATCAGGGAGGAGGAGATGAGGAAACAAGCTGAGGAGATGAAACAAAAGAAGATCAgggaggagaagatgaaaaaacAGGCTGAAGAGATGAAACAAAAGAAGGAGGAACAAAGGAGGAAACAAGCTGAAGAGATGGAACAAAGGAAGATCAGGCTGGACAAGGAGAAGAGAAAGATGATGGAAAAAGATTTAGCAATTaagaaagaagaggaaaaaCTAAAGATCTGgcaggagaagatgaagaactcAG GAGGAACGACATGGACAGGAACCACAGGGAGTTTGTGGGGCAACCTATCCACACAAACAAGTGCATGGATGGGACTACAAACCGGAGAAACAAGTGCATCAGCACAAACACAACTACCCGGACGAGCAAGTGCATCAACGCAAAACCAACGTTTAACACAAAGACGAAAAGAGGAATCACGAGGAGTTGACAAAAAAGGGAAGAACCACCAATAA
- the LOC103849730 gene encoding uncharacterized protein LOC103849730 yields the protein MDIHEHGVLVGKEKRRRIQCKHCGKQMSGWYRLRHHLSGVGGDATPCVQVTSSVREMFRTTTTGPKRGRTGDSEHVWCSYPNCLDFSSNGFREIMMTVSGRTIPDPHGSMFGEVLKEVEDHVEKVKDSWGVTGCSILLDAWVDHKGHDLVTFVADSPAGSVYLKSFDVSDIKHDSEALISIVDGLVDEVGVSNVVQIVACSASGWVGELGEAYVGTKKGVFWSVSVSHCFELMLMKIGEIDSLGEIVEAVNMITDYVNSNPLALKLVRDQDHSHGLLDMAVLSSEFEFFMPYLTVESIFRARDELAAMFASSSDWNKEEEDIAISNLVNDSRLWETVERVLKCSSPLIHGLIWLSSANNNQHVGHVYDNMDVIKESIAREFDNDELCYMPLWDVIDDVWNKLHSPLHAAGYFLNPAAFYSTGFHLDTEVAIGLISSLVHIVKELDVQVKVATQLDVYKVREGCFNETSQADQVSGLSPAEWWAEKASQHPELQSFAIKVLSQTCEGASRYMLKRRVAEKLLLTRGMSRCEKQHLEELAFVHYNLHLLIYRAAEPN from the exons ATGGACATTCACGAGCATGGAGTTCTGGTGGGGAAGGAGAAGAGGCGGCGGATTCAATGCAAACACTGCGGAAAACAAATGTCTGGCTGGTATCGTCTGAGACATCACTTGAGTGGTGTAGGTGGAGACGCAACTCCCTGTGTACAAGTCACATCTTCTGTTAGAGAGATGTTTCGTACTACTACTACTGGTCCTAAGCGTGGGAGAACCGGAGATAGCGAACATGTTTGGTGCTCATATCCAAACTGTTTGGACTTTTCATCCAATGGATTCAGAGAAATCATGATGACTGTGAGTGGCCGTACCATCCCTGATCCTCACGGTTCGATGTTTGGAGAAGTGTTGAAGGAAGTGGAAGATCATGTGGAGAAGGTTAAAGATTCTTGGGGGGTTACGGGTTGTAGTATCTTGCTTGATGCTTGGGTTGATCATAAAGGCCATGATCTGGTTACTTTCGTCGCGGATTCTCCAGCTGGTTCAGTTTATCTGAAGTCCTTTGATGTTTCTGATATAAAACATGACAGCGAGGCTTTGATATCGATAGTAGATGGTCTTGTTGATGAGGTTGGAGTGAGTAATGTGGTTCAGATCGTTGCGTGTTCAGCTTCTGGTTGGGTTGGTGAGTTAGGTGAGGCTTATGTGGGCACCAAGAAGGGAGTCTTCTGGTCTGTGAGTGTGTCTCACTGCTTCGAGCTTATGCTGATGAAGATTGGGGAAATAGATTCACTTGGAGAGATAGTTGAAGCAGTCAATATGATCACAGATTACGTCAACAGCAACCCTTTGGCTTTGAAGCTTGTCAGAGATCAAGATCACAGCCATGGACTACTAGACATGGCTGTACTCTCCTCCGAGTTTGAGTTTTTCATGCCGTACTTAACCGTAGAGAGTATTTTCAGAGCCAGGGACGAGTTGGCAGCGATGTTTGCTTCTTCATCTGATTggaacaaagaagaagaagacatagcGATATCCAACTTGGTGAATGATTCGAGATTATGGGAAACTGTTGAGAGAGTTCTGAAATGCTCGTCTCCTTTGATCCACGGTTTAATCTGGCTCTCTAGTGCTAACAACAATCAGCATGTTGGACATGTCTATGACAATATGGATGTCATTAAGGAGAGTATAGCGAGGGAGTTTGATAACGATGAACTGTGTTACATGCCGTTATGGGATGTGATTGATGATGTCTGGAACAAGCTTCACAGTCCTCTTCATGCTGCTGGATACTTCCTGAACCCGGCTGCTTTCTACTCGACTGGTTTCCATCTTGATACAGAAGTAGCCATCGGTCTTATCTCTTCTCTTGTTCATATTGTAAAAGAACTTGACGTTCAAGTTAAAGTTGCCACTCAGCTTGATGTATACAAAGTTCGTGAAGGCTGCTTTAACGAGACTAGTCAAGCTGATCAGGTTTCTGGACTGTCTCCAG CTGAGTGGTGGGCTGAGAAGGCGAGCCAGCACCCGGAACTGCAGAGTTTCGCTATTAAGGTTCTGAGCCAGACATGTGAAGGCGCTTCCAGGTACATGCTGAAGAGAAGAGTAGCAGAGAAGCTGCTGCTCACGAGGGGAATGAGCCGTTGTGAGAAACAGCATCTGGAAGAGTTGGCGTTTGTTCATTACAATCTTCATCTACTGATCTACAGAGCTGCAGAGCCAAACTAA